In the Alphaproteobacteria bacterium genome, CGGTCACGCGCCTTGCCGAAATCATGGACTTCACCGACGCCCTGATGGTCGCACGCGGCGATCTCGGCGTGGAAATGCCGCTGGAGAAAGTGCCTGGCATCCAGAAGCAGATCACCCGCGCGGCGCGCCGCGCCGGCAAGCCGGTGGTCGTCGCAACCCAGATGCTCGAATCGATGATCACCAATCCGGTGCCGACGCGCGCGGAAGTATCGGATGTTGCGACCGCGATCTTCGAAGGCGCGGACGCCGTGATGCTGTCGGCCGAGTCGGCCGCCGGGCAATATCCGGTCGAGGCGGTCACCACGATGAACCGCATCGCCGAGGAGGTCGAGACCGATCCGATCTATCGCGGCATCGTCAACGCGCAGCGTACCGAGCCCGAATCAACCGGCTCCGACGCGATCGCGGACGCGGCGCGGCAGATCGCCGAGACGCTCGGGTTGCCCGCGATCGTCTGCTGGACCTTCTCGGGCTCGACCGTGCTGCGTGTCGCGCGCGAGCGGCCGCAGTCGCCGATCGTCGCGATCTCGCCGAACGTCGCGACCGGGCGCAGGCTCGCGGTCGCCTGGGGTGTGCATTGCATCGTCGCCGAGGATGCGCGCGACCTCGATGACATGGTGGACCGGGCCTGCCGGCTCGCGTTCCGCGAAGGATTCGTGCGCGCCGGTCAGCGCATCATCATCGTGGCGGGCGTGCCGCTCGGCACACCCGGGGCGACCAACATGGTGCGGATCGCGTTCGTCGGCTCGGACGCGGCGGGGGACTAGGCGCTCCGCTCTTCGCGCAACATAGGATGGCTATTGCGCGACCTACTGCTACTTTTGTCGTATGCCGTATTGTGCACCGCCAGACAAAAAATCCGCCGCATCCCCTGACGTGAACTTTCTGTAACCTAAAAGCGCTGGCTCGCCGGAGCCTCTGCGGGCTATTGTGGCGGCCTAAAAATAACAATCAGCGAAAGAGGCAAAGTCTCTTCTCTCGACCTGCCTCATCGAACTGAACACACCTCGGAGGAAACC is a window encoding:
- the pyk gene encoding pyruvate kinase — encoded protein: MRRLRRTKIVATLGPASSDQAIIARLFEAGADVFRINMSHTSHDAMRKLHAAIRAVEKDFGRPIGILADLQGPKLRVGTFQADFVMLKKGEEFVLDSDKAPGDEHRVHLPHPEILAALEPGHTLLLDDGKVRLKAIETSPKRAVTRIEVGGRLSARKGVSLPDTTVPFSALTEKDRTDLEACLEAGVDWVGLSFIQRPEDIAEAKKITRGRASVMAKIEKPQAVTRLAEIMDFTDALMVARGDLGVEMPLEKVPGIQKQITRAARRAGKPVVVATQMLESMITNPVPTRAEVSDVATAIFEGADAVMLSAESAAGQYPVEAVTTMNRIAEEVETDPIYRGIVNAQRTEPESTGSDAIADAARQIAETLGLPAIVCWTFSGSTVLRVARERPQSPIVAISPNVATGRRLAVAWGVHCIVAEDARDLDDMVDRACRLAFREGFVRAGQRIIIVAGVPLGTPGATNMVRIAFVGSDAAGD